One genomic region from Rosa rugosa chromosome 1, drRosRugo1.1, whole genome shotgun sequence encodes:
- the LOC133725523 gene encoding acyl carrier protein 1, chloroplastic-like: protein MASFVSTSSIPVATLPYTAKARSTVCQINGFSSIGGPVVRGLRIMPKIKITKGAERSFPVPSCLKTTISCSIAQPETLQTVQSTIAKQLSVDESTVTPHTKFADLGADSLDTVEIMMALEEKFGVSIGEGGAENIATVQDAADLIEKVKSA from the exons ATGGCTTCTTTTGTTTCAACTTCCTCAATCCCTGTGGCCACTCTGCCTTACACTGCTAAGGCCAGAAGCACAGTTTGCCAAATTAATGGCTTCTCTAGCATT GGAGGTCCAGTGGTTAGAGGGCTAAGAATTATGCCAAAGATCAAGATCACCAAGGGAGCAGAAAGATCATTTCCAGTTCCTAGTTGCTTGAAGACCACAATCTCATGTTCCATC GCTCAACCGGAAACTCTCCAAACTGTTCAAAGCACTATTGCCAAGCAACTATCCGTTGATGAAAGCACCGTCACTCCTCACACCAAGTTCGCCGATTTGGGGGCAGATTCTCTAGACACT GTTGAAATTATGATGGCTTTGGAGGAGAAGTTTGGTGTGTCCATCGGAGAAGGGGGAGCTGAGAATATCGCTACCGTTCAAGATGCTGCTGATCTGATTGAGAAAGTGAAATCAGCATGA